The following proteins come from a genomic window of Sorghum bicolor cultivar BTx623 chromosome 3, Sorghum_bicolor_NCBIv3, whole genome shotgun sequence:
- the LOC8078144 gene encoding uncharacterized protein LOC8078144, with product MGRGKSSFFASLFGYKKQGSGGRQEEAAAAARLPPQRYNHGTRVRPSDDDDYYGQNWYADRDINRRASEYIERVHRGMQATSEQDE from the coding sequence ATGGGGAGAGGTAAGAGCTCCTTTTTTGCGTCCCTGTTTGGGTACAAGAAGCAGGGCTCCGGCGGGAGGCAGGAagaagcagcggcggcggcgaggctgCCGCCGCAGCGGTACAACCACGGGACAAGGGTGCGGCCGAGCGATGACGACGACTACTATGGCCAGAACTGGTACGCCGATCGCGACATCAACCGGAGGGCCTCTGAGTACATCGAGAGGGTGCACCGCGGAATGCAGGCCACCAGCGAACAGGACGAATAG